In the Flavobacterium sp. J372 genome, one interval contains:
- a CDS encoding ATP-grasp domain-containing protein produces MLSGHDVVEICNDKWKTYEFLRSNNIGTPKTYKNLDSLHQALDNGEINFPIVIKPRWGMASMGIYMADDMKELEVFYNKSLKEIGSSYLKYESAITPDEMIIFQEKLKGQEYGLDVINDLEGNFVKCIPKSKLEMRAGETDLGQVVASKPFDGLAARLSELFRHEVILSVDCFDCSDELKVIEMNCRISGHYPLSHLAGINLPAQIIEWLEGKPTNSRYFEYTEGLYITKDLVPRIIEYKKP; encoded by the coding sequence TTGCTTTCAGGCCATGACGTCGTAGAGATATGCAACGATAAATGGAAAACGTATGAATTCCTCAGGTCAAATAATATAGGCACACCTAAAACCTATAAGAACTTAGATTCTCTTCATCAGGCATTAGACAATGGTGAAATAAATTTCCCAATTGTGATAAAGCCAAGATGGGGCATGGCCTCAATGGGTATTTATATGGCTGATGACATGAAAGAGCTTGAAGTGTTTTATAATAAGTCGTTAAAAGAAATTGGCAGCAGCTACTTAAAATATGAATCTGCAATAACCCCTGATGAGATGATAATTTTTCAGGAAAAGCTTAAAGGCCAGGAGTATGGACTTGATGTTATAAATGACCTTGAAGGTAATTTTGTAAAATGTATACCAAAGTCTAAGCTGGAAATGAGGGCAGGAGAAACAGACCTGGGGCAGGTTGTAGCATCAAAGCCATTTGACGGGCTTGCAGCCAGGCTAAGCGAACTTTTCAGGCATGAAGTAATTTTGTCTGTTGACTGCTTCGATTGCAGCGATGAACTTAAGGTTATAGAAATGAACTGCAGGATTTCCGGGCATTATCCGCTAAGCCACCTTGCAGGTATAAACCTCCCGGCGCAGATTATTGAATGGCTTGAAGGCAAACCAACCAATTCACGCTACTTTGAATATACTGAGGGCCTTTATATCACAAAAGATCTTGTGCCACGTATTATTGAATATAAAAAACCTTAA